A region of Candidatus Effluviviaceae Genus I sp. DNA encodes the following proteins:
- a CDS encoding nucleotidyl transferase AbiEii/AbiGii toxin family protein yields MTNEKRDLPASIAARLLNLAKRTGDDYHTLFTSYCFERFLYRLGRSPVRDRFVLKGAMLLRVWSDRPYRSTRDLDLLRLGDATPESILEDIRAICSAGVEADGIVFDVGAMTTEAIRPEDEYAGTRVILPARCGSARFTLRIDLGVGDAVWPAAQPCAYPVLLDSPAPRILAYPREAVVAEKFEAMVVLGDRNSRIRDFFDVHHLAMHFEFERMTLSEAVGRTFAQRRTPIPPEKPLALTPDYWRNPSRPAQVRAFARRAGLTLPDESWSGIASVLDAFLSPVLEDLRRGTRARSVWSPGGPWRTEEHV; encoded by the coding sequence ATGACAAACGAGAAGCGCGATCTCCCGGCCTCGATCGCAGCGCGGCTGCTGAATCTGGCGAAGCGGACCGGGGACGACTACCACACGCTGTTCACGAGCTACTGCTTCGAGCGGTTCCTCTACCGGCTGGGCCGCTCGCCCGTTCGGGACAGGTTCGTGCTCAAGGGTGCCATGCTGCTTCGGGTCTGGTCCGATCGTCCCTACCGCTCCACCAGGGACCTGGACCTCCTGCGGCTGGGTGACGCCACTCCCGAGTCCATTCTGGAGGACATCCGTGCCATCTGCTCTGCCGGCGTGGAGGCGGACGGCATCGTGTTCGACGTCGGTGCGATGACCACCGAGGCCATTCGTCCGGAGGACGAGTACGCCGGAACGAGGGTCATCCTGCCCGCGCGCTGCGGCAGCGCACGCTTCACGCTGCGCATTGACCTGGGTGTTGGGGACGCCGTGTGGCCGGCGGCGCAGCCGTGCGCGTACCCCGTCCTCCTCGACTCCCCGGCTCCCCGCATCCTCGCGTACCCACGAGAGGCGGTCGTTGCGGAGAAGTTCGAGGCGATGGTCGTGCTCGGGGACCGCAACAGCCGCATCAGGGACTTCTTCGATGTCCACCACCTGGCAATGCACTTCGAGTTCGAGCGCATGACCCTTTCCGAAGCCGTCGGGAGGACCTTCGCGCAGCGCAGGACGCCGATACCACCTGAGAAGCCGCTCGCCCTCACGCCCGACTACTGGCGGAACCCATCGCGTCCGGCGCAGGTGAGGGCGTTCGCCCGCCGGGCCGGTCTGACTCTCCCGGACGAGTCCTGGAGCGGGATAGCGTCCGTGCTGGACGCGTTTCTCTCCCCCGTTCTGGAAGACCTCCGGCGCGGCACACGAGCGCGGTCGGTCTGGTCTCCCGGCGGACCCTGGAGGACGGAAGAGCACGTATGA